One window from the genome of Saccharicrinis carchari encodes:
- a CDS encoding PorP/SprF family type IX secretion system membrane protein → MRFFCISIYIVIMMLSIAVQGQSLHYSQFFSSPLHLNPALTGVIDSHWRFTNNIRTQGMYFGDPLNTTSVSYDQSVNLYKTKLGLGVLYSYDNAAGPSLPTHKIYASGSSMVQVSERSYIGAGLQVGWVMRSLQYGNFSFPEQYDRETGGFNSLLPTSENFLREFANYPDVNLGALWNYQGEGYLLSTGLAMYHVNGAKDYFLNDNKPLRVRSNWHGSIKVKLNEQLYLLPQSYYTFHNKASEFLIGSNVGMNLKSVNQDFRSISAGIYIRDGIKREFESMIFLLGLNYRNWTAISSFDVDISGLKTTNIFTNAFELTLIYQRPLALLKKTTIPCIRY, encoded by the coding sequence GTGAGGTTTTTTTGTATAAGTATATATATAGTTATAATGATGCTGAGTATAGCTGTTCAAGGACAAAGCTTGCATTATTCCCAGTTTTTTTCATCGCCACTGCACTTGAATCCGGCCTTAACGGGTGTTATTGATTCTCATTGGCGTTTCACCAATAATATACGTACACAGGGCATGTATTTTGGCGATCCCTTGAATACGACAAGCGTTTCTTACGATCAGTCGGTAAATCTTTATAAAACTAAGCTTGGCTTGGGTGTATTATATAGTTACGATAATGCAGCCGGACCTTCTTTACCTACCCATAAAATATATGCTTCGGGCAGCAGTATGGTTCAGGTTTCGGAGCGTTCATATATTGGGGCCGGACTGCAGGTTGGCTGGGTGATGCGTAGCTTGCAGTACGGTAATTTTAGTTTTCCTGAGCAATACGATAGAGAAACGGGTGGTTTTAATAGCTTACTCCCTACGTCGGAGAATTTTTTACGCGAATTTGCAAATTACCCGGATGTGAATTTAGGGGCCTTATGGAATTACCAGGGAGAAGGTTATTTGCTAAGTACAGGTTTAGCTATGTATCATGTTAACGGAGCCAAAGATTATTTTTTAAACGACAACAAACCCCTACGAGTGCGTAGCAATTGGCACGGATCGATAAAAGTAAAGCTGAATGAGCAGCTATACCTTCTGCCACAATCTTACTATACTTTTCATAACAAGGCCTCAGAATTTTTGATAGGATCTAATGTGGGGATGAATTTAAAAAGCGTTAATCAGGATTTTAGGAGTATTAGTGCGGGTATATATATCCGCGATGGTATCAAACGTGAATTTGAATCCATGATATTTCTATTGGGTTTAAACTATCGTAACTGGACCGCTATAAGTAGTTTCGATGTGGATATATCAGGTTTGAAAACAACAAATATTTTCACCAATGCTTTTGAACTAACCTTAATTTATCAACGACCTTTAGCTCTACTAAAAAAAACAACCATACCATGCATAAGATATTGA
- a CDS encoding OmpA family protein: protein MHKILILFVFLLVTQQSFGQAHHHPYDVKDLKLWEIKGFAKSAVVQGDYNSAIYYYTYLNKKYPHKTKYLWQLAYQYQKARDYSNAYEAFDKLAEICPKKWKLANYYKAINAKSLGFYEEAYGLLKKIRVRQQKKWMPKYFAMLVESQTKGCELALAMKDSIYQKKLKELPPGINGAHIEFNPFFLSDTVFVYSSVPVDTLKYYTTESDVPKRRFFLAKKQKDKWTGGHRPDPPFFNSKEYDTGDGVFSIDGKRFYFTRCNRNWQNKMICHLYVSEKFKDEWLKPYKLGSEINIPNYSSTEPTVGTCYDPNLEVVYFVSTRPGGYGQTDIWYTIYDLVKQTYQKPVNAGIYLNTSGAEATPFYDRMSHKMYFSSDGWPNFGGLDVFSAQGELVNWDEPVNLGYPINSSCDDLYYAEDELGENGFITSNRGGGLSLTHPYCCDDIYAWKSVFSEKASITGSVIGYTMSLKEVGNWQINDIRNNALGKFVDKAKIDIYVRKDSVNLVYLNSTTTDSVGGFYFSGPIGLDYRLKINDRRVVNKIIDFSTGGVDNKDMDLGRINVTTMDTLPTILHQVFGPGNRTKLTDKEGAVIDTVLLKLMLLYEDVEIEIASHTDTRGNDRYNMRLSSRRANEVVKYLISKGIDAHRLKAVGYGGTRPIAPNKKNDGTDNPKGRALNWRTEFRLIDHL, encoded by the coding sequence ATGCATAAGATATTGATTCTGTTTGTTTTTTTGTTGGTTACCCAGCAAAGTTTTGGCCAAGCGCATCATCATCCCTATGATGTGAAGGATTTAAAACTATGGGAAATTAAGGGTTTTGCCAAAAGTGCCGTTGTGCAAGGCGATTATAACTCAGCGATCTATTACTATACTTATCTGAATAAAAAATATCCGCACAAAACAAAGTATCTATGGCAATTGGCATACCAATATCAAAAAGCCCGAGATTATTCAAATGCCTACGAGGCATTTGATAAGCTGGCGGAGATATGCCCCAAAAAGTGGAAACTGGCCAATTACTATAAAGCGATAAACGCAAAATCGCTGGGCTTTTACGAAGAAGCCTACGGACTATTGAAAAAAATACGGGTGAGACAACAAAAAAAATGGATGCCCAAATACTTCGCTATGCTGGTGGAAAGTCAAACCAAAGGGTGCGAACTGGCCTTGGCAATGAAAGACTCTATTTACCAAAAAAAATTAAAGGAATTACCGCCCGGTATCAATGGTGCTCATATAGAATTTAATCCCTTTTTTCTATCCGACACGGTTTTTGTTTATTCCTCAGTGCCCGTGGATACTTTAAAATATTATACCACGGAAAGTGATGTTCCAAAGAGAAGGTTTTTTTTGGCCAAAAAGCAAAAAGATAAGTGGACAGGTGGTCATCGGCCAGACCCGCCTTTTTTTAATTCGAAGGAATACGATACCGGTGACGGTGTTTTTTCGATAGATGGGAAGCGTTTTTATTTTACCCGTTGCAACAGAAACTGGCAAAATAAAATGATATGTCATTTATATGTGAGCGAAAAATTTAAGGACGAGTGGTTAAAACCCTATAAATTGGGTAGCGAAATTAATATACCCAATTATTCCTCAACCGAACCCACAGTAGGTACCTGCTATGATCCTAATTTAGAGGTGGTTTATTTTGTTTCTACACGTCCTGGTGGTTACGGTCAGACCGATATTTGGTATACAATTTACGATTTAGTAAAACAAACCTATCAAAAACCCGTAAACGCAGGTATTTATTTAAACACTTCAGGTGCCGAAGCCACCCCGTTTTATGATAGGATGAGCCACAAAATGTACTTTAGTTCAGATGGCTGGCCTAATTTTGGCGGCCTGGATGTGTTTAGCGCTCAAGGCGAATTGGTGAACTGGGACGAGCCCGTGAATTTGGGCTATCCTATTAACTCAAGCTGCGACGATTTATATTACGCAGAGGATGAATTAGGCGAGAACGGTTTTATAACTTCCAACAGGGGAGGAGGATTGTCCTTGACACATCCATATTGTTGCGATGATATATATGCCTGGAAATCGGTTTTTTCCGAAAAGGCAAGTATCACCGGTTCTGTGATAGGCTATACTATGAGCTTGAAGGAGGTGGGTAATTGGCAGATAAATGATATCAGAAACAATGCCCTGGGTAAGTTCGTAGATAAAGCAAAAATTGATATTTATGTAAGGAAAGACAGTGTCAATTTGGTTTATTTAAACAGTACCACCACAGATAGTGTAGGTGGATTTTATTTTTCAGGCCCCATTGGTTTAGATTATAGGTTAAAGATAAATGATAGGCGGGTTGTAAATAAAATAATAGATTTTAGTACCGGTGGAGTAGACAACAAAGATATGGACCTTGGTCGGATCAATGTAACAACTATGGATACGCTGCCAACGATACTGCATCAGGTATTTGGCCCGGGCAACCGCACCAAACTTACGGATAAAGAGGGTGCGGTGATTGACACCGTTTTGTTGAAGCTGATGTTGTTATACGAGGATGTGGAAATTGAAATTGCCTCGCATACCGATACCCGTGGTAACGACAGGTATAATATGCGCTTATCCAGCAGGAGGGCGAACGAAGTGGTTAAATATTTAATTAGTAAAGGGATTGATGCACACAGGTTAAAGGCAGTAGGTTATGGTGGCACTCGCCCTATTGCACCTAACAAAAAAAACGATGGCACCGACAACCCGAAGGGTAGAGCTTTGAATTGGAGAACGGAGTTTAGGTTGATAGATCATCTTTAG